The genomic DNA AGGTGGAAAAGCTGGACAGCACCCCATGGCCGGACGACAGCACCGCCGTGCCGCTCGAATGCAAGGCGGGTGCGCTGGTCTGCTTCCACGGCCTGCTGCCGCACTACAGCGCGCCGAACCGCTCACCGGTATCGCGCCACGCCTACACGCTGCACGCGACGGACGCGAACACCGTCTACTCGCCGCGCAACTGGATCCAGCGCGACGCTTCCTTCCCGGTGCGAGGTTTCATCTAAATGCGAATCCGTATCCTGGCCCCGCACTGGGGCAGCAACGACCTGCCGGCGCAGGTCTTCATCGACAAGGTGGTGGCGGCCGGTTTCGACGGCATCGAGATGTCCCTGCCGCTGGACGCCGCCCAGCGCGACGACTGGCTGCGCCGCATCGCCGACGCCAAGCTCGATCTCGTTGCCGCGCAATGGGAAACCGTGTTCCATCCGCAGTTCCACGAGCACCGTGCCGCGCTGCAGGCGCTGCTGCGCAACGCCTGCGCGGCGCGCCCGCTGCTGGTCAACTCGCATACCGGCAAGGATTACTACAGCCGCGAGCAGAACGAGGAGCTGCTGGCGCTGGCGGATGCGATCGGCCGCGAGCACGGCGTGCCGATCGTCCACGAGATCCACCGCAGCCGCTTCTCGGGCCACCCGATGCTGCTGCGGCCCTACCTGGAAGCGCTGCCGCAGCTGGCCTTGACGGCCGACCTGTCGCACTGGTGCGTCGCCTGCGAGTCGCTGCTGGACGACCAGCCGCAGACGCTCGACCTGACCTTGCCGCGCGTGCGCCACATCCACGCCCGCGTCGGCCACGCCCAGGGCCCGCAGGTACCGGACTTCCGCGCACCCGAGTATGCCGCCGAGCTGGCGGCGCACCTGGGCTGGTGGGACCGCATCGTCGCGCTGCGCCGCGCCGCCGGCGCCCCGCTCCTGACGATCACACCGGAATTCGGC from Pseudoduganella armeniaca includes the following:
- a CDS encoding sugar phosphate isomerase/epimerase family protein; the protein is MRIRILAPHWGSNDLPAQVFIDKVVAAGFDGIEMSLPLDAAQRDDWLRRIADAKLDLVAAQWETVFHPQFHEHRAALQALLRNACAARPLLVNSHTGKDYYSREQNEELLALADAIGREHGVPIVHEIHRSRFSGHPMLLRPYLEALPQLALTADLSHWCVACESLLDDQPQTLDLTLPRVRHIHARVGHAQGPQVPDFRAPEYAAELAAHLGWWDRIVALRRAAGAPLLTITPEFGPAPYTFNLPYTRQPVTDAWELNVAMLRLLRERYAE